The Bartonella sp. TP genomic sequence TTGATGCATAAATGTCCATGCCGACCACACTAAAGAAGAACCGAGAAAGGCCAATAGTACTGTATGAGAAATTCGGCGTATCCCAAGTTTATTTACTAAACGAGCATTTGCAAAAGCAGCGCAGGCTTGAGTAATAGCAACACTAGCAAAAGCAATGGGAAATAATTTTCCTAAATGAAATACATCAACATATATTTGCTTGCTTGTGTTTATAGCAGAAAATAGTCCGCCGAATAGACACGAGACAGCTAAAGTATAATATAAAGAAAGATGATTTGAGAATATCAAGGAAAAGCTATCTTTTAGGGTTTTATAATTTAATGCTCGTTTTTTATATAAAGTCTCTGGTAATCGTAAGTAAACCCATATACCGATAAGAAAACTTAACAAAGACATGAACAAAAATATTATCTCCCAGTCACCAAATAACATCAATAACTGGCCAGTTGCAGGTGCAATTACTGGCACCAGAATAAAGACCATAAAAATCATAGAAGTTGTAGAGGCCATTTGATTGCCGTGATATAAGTCCCGCAACATGGCAATTGTTAGTATGCGTGTGGTGGCTGCACCAGCACCCTGCAACATTCGTAAAAATAAAAGCAGTCCGAAACTTGGCACTTTTGTACATAAAAACGCCGTTAGGCAATAGATTGTTAGGCCGACTAATAAGGGTATTTTTCTTCCATATCTATCGCTTAATGGACCATAAATTATCTGGGAGAGGCCGAATCCTAATAGATAGGTAAAAATTATATAATGTTGGTCATTAATATGGCTAGCATGTAAATCTGTGCAGATTCTGTCTAGTGCTGGCAGCATAACATCTATAGCTAAAGCGTTTAACGCCATTAAAGCTGCCATCATGATTACAAATTCTTTGTAGCCTATTTTTGCCTTTATTTCGGCAATATAATTCTCTTTGCTGTTGCTAATTTGCATTTTATTTTAAACTTTATTGAGTTTGGCTAAGCCTTAACCCCTTGCGCTTCAAGCAATTTTTGTAATTCACCATCTTGAAACATTTCGCGCACAATGTCGCATCCGCCTATAAATTCACCTTTTATATAAAGCTGGGGTAGGGTTGGCCAATTTGTGTAATCTTTAACAGCTTGGCGTAATTCAGGGGGGTCTAAAACGTCAACCGCTTTATACTTAACCTCTAAATGGTCCAAGATTTTTACTACTTGAGCCGAAAAGCCGCATTGTGGTAATTCTGGAGTGCCTTTCATGAATAGCAATACATCATTATTGGCAATTAAAGTGGCTATATGTTGTTTTAGATTATCCATTTTCTTTCCCCCGTGATTACAACCATACTAATATGCATATAATTATAATTTTTGCAAGAGGCTTTTACTTTTTATGGTGTTTTAGTTGTTAAGGCTAAAGCATGTAAAACATCGCCCATATTACCTTTGAGGCTGTCATAAACCAGTCGATGTTGTTGAAGTTTGCTAAGGCCTATAAAGGCTGTTGAAATAACTTCCGCAGCATAATGATTTCCATCGCCAGCAAGATCATTTATTGTAATTTTAGCGTCTGGTATAGATTCGCGTATGAAATTTTCGATTTCTTCTGCCTTCAGTGCCATTGCTCAAACTTTCGTGGATTATAATAAGCTAGTTCTAACTCTTTTATATCAATATTACAAATTTTTGCAATATTAAATTTATTTCCTTTTACTTGGCCTAGTGTGTGTAGTTTAATCTTTTTAGTTTTTGCCTTTGTCATAATCGCCGTCACGTTATCTTTTTTGGCACTGAAAATATAACGGGCTTGATCTTCGGCAAATAAAATTGGCAATGGGTCTTTCACGACTGGCAAATGAATATCTAAACCCAACTTTTCTGATATTGCAAAGCGAGCCAATGCGGCTATTAACCCACCGCTGCCCAGACTGAGGCAGCTATTCGCTAGCCCTGTTTTTATTAAGCTTTGTACAAAAATACCGTGTTTTCGCTCAAGCTTTAGCAGCACTTTGGGCGGTTTGCCTAAAAAATTAATTTCTTGCATGGCTTTGTATAAGGAGCAATCTAAGTGCCGTCCATGTTTTCCGAGTAAAAAAATATAATCGCCAGGATTAGACTTTTTATTCGCGCTTGTTTGTTGCCAATTTGTTGCTAGCCCCACGGCAACTAAAGTTGGGCTAGGCTTTATTGTTTTCTTATCTGTTTGATTATAAAATGAAACATTACCAGAAACTATTGGTAAATTTAAGCTTTTGCAAGCCTTGTTGAGTCCTTTGATTGTAGAGATAAATTGCCCCATTATTTCTGGTTGATTCGGATCAGCAAAGTTTAAATTATTCGTTACGGCTAACGCTTTGCATCCTATGGCGCTGATGTTACGCCAGCATTGTGCGACTAAATGCATTGCTCCTAAACGAGGGTCGGCTGAACAATATCGCGGATTAGCATGTGTGCTGAAGGCGATTGCTTTCTCGCTATGCTCAAGTTTTATTAAGGCTGCATCGCTGCCTGGATGTATAATTGTATTGCCTTGTATATAGCTGTCAAATTGTTCATAAAACCAATTTTTGGATGCTTTGTTAAAATTGCTTAGTAAATTTAAAATATCATTGGTTATATTGTTTGAAACTAGGTTATGTGTTTGCTTTTTTGCATAGGTTGCTTTTTTTGCTGCTAATTTGTAAGTTGGACTTTGCGTTGTTAAGGCGTATATTGGGACATTTGCAATTTGTTGTTTTTTATAATACACACACAAATATGGCTTTTTTTTGGTAGTACCTATTTTAGCAAAAGCTAAACCCCATTTTTTCGCTATGGCTGTAGCTGTATTTTCACAATTATCATACACCGCTAGTAACAAACGCTCTTGCGTTTCTGCTAGTAATAATTCTTTTGCTGTTAAGTTTTTTTGCAGTATTGGTATATTATCTAAGTATAAATCTATACCTAATGTATTTTTTGCTCCAAGTTCACTTACGGCTCCTGCAATGCCAGCCGCGCCCATATCTGTTGCAGCTTGTATACATTGCTTTGCTTGCATTTCCATAAAAGCTTCAAATAAACAGCGCCCAAAAAAGGGGTTTGCAATTTGTGAGCTGTTGCTGGGGATATTTGATTTTGTAGTAAAGCTTGCTGAAGCTGTAGCGGCGCCTCCAGTACCGTCACGACCAGTTTTTGCGCCAAGGTAGAATATTGAAAATTTTTGTGAAGTTGTTTTGGCGCGGATTAACTTTTCGCGTTTTGTAACTCCTGCCGCAAAAACATTAACTAAAATATTTTGATTATAACAATTGTCAAAAATTACTTTGCCGCCAATATTTGGTACGCCAAAACTATTGCTATAAGCGCCAATGCCGGAGGCAACTTCATTTATTAAATTTCTCATGTAAGGTTTTTCGGTATTACCAAAATATAGTATATTCATTAAAGCAATAGGTTTTGCGCCCATTGTAAAGATATCTCGTAAAATTCCACCAACTCCTGTAGCTGCGCCATGATATGGAGCAATTTGTGACGGGTGGTTATGGCTTTCGATTTTAAATACTAAGACATCGTCATTGCCAATATCTATTGCGCCAGCATTTTCTCCTGGACCTTGTAAAACAAATTTATTCTTGCTGTATAATCGTTGTAGCCAGATTTTACTGGATTTATATGAGCAGTGCTCGCTCCAGAGGGCTGTAAAAAGCTGCTCTTCAATTTCGTTTGGTTCACGTTTTAGTATTGTGATTATTTTTTTATGTTCATTGCAGTTCAAGACCATGTTGTTAGCCTATTATACTGGTAAAAAAGGCTAGGCCATCTGTACCACCTTGGTGTGGTAGAAAATAATTTTCTGGATGAGGCATTATACCGCAAATATTTCCGGCTTTGTTTATTATACCAGCGATAGCTGCAGTTGAACCATTGACATTATTTGTAGCGCTATAACGCATAATTATTTGATTATTCTCAACTAGGCTTTTTATTTCATTGTCGGTTGCGCTATAGCGACCATTAGCGTGGGCAATGGGTAGGCTTATTTTTTGATGAGCCCGATAATGTTGTGTAAAGCGCGTATTATTATTTGTTATTTCTATCTCAAGTTTTTTACATATGAATCGTTTTGTTACATTTTCTTGTAACTGGCCAGGTAATAATTTTGCCTTTGTAAGAATTTGGAAGCCATTACAAATGCCTAGAAGCATTACACCGCGTTTTGCACTATGTGCTATGCTGTTTATTATTGGACTGCGCGCAGCTATAGTGCCAGCCCCTTCTTCATCGCCATAGGAAAATCCACCAGGTATAATAATTAGATCATAGTTTAAATCTTGTGTTTCTTGGTGCCAAATATAATCTATTCTTGGAGACGAATATTGTTCTAAACACTTTTTGATTTCTGTATAGCGATTAAATCCAGGAAAAAGTATAATAGCAATTTTCATAGTTATTGTACTAAATAAGGAATAACATTATTGCCTATATGTGTTTTTTTTAAAAGCCCTAAGCGGCTAGCCGTTTCTTTATAGCCATTAATTAACTCTTTATAATTAACGTCTGCTTGCTCGCGCCCAAGTATTGTGCCAGTTCTTGTATCATAAAGCTTTGCTGTATCAGGAGATATTTCATCGGCTACTATTAACTGCATCAAATTATCATTGTAAACGCGTCCAAATTCTAATTTAAAGTCCAATAAATTTATATCTATTGCGGTAAATAGACCAAGCAGAAAATCGTTTATTCTTATGCAATATTGAATTATATCTTCTATTTCTTGTGACGTAGCCCAACCAAAAGCTGCTATATGCTCTTCGGCAACTAGGGGGCATCCAAGTGATGGTTCTTTATAATAAAATTCAATAATTGTTTGTGGTAATGCGGATCCTTCTTCTAAGCGAAAGCGCTTAGCTAACGAGCCCGTGGCTGCATTGCGTATTACTAACTGTAGAGGGATAATCTCTGCCGTTCGTATAAGCTGTTCACGCATATTTATTCTTTGTATAAAATGCGTTGGTATACCCAACAGTTGTAATTTAGTAAATATATACTCACTTATTCTATTGTTTAGAACACCCTTGCCATCTAATATTTCTCTATTTGCCGCGCTTATAGTGCTAACATCATCCTTAAAGAACAAAATATTTGTGTTGGGGGTAGGGCCGCTATATAAAATTTTTGATTTACCTTCATAAAGGCGATTACGACGTTTCATATAATTCAACTTTTATAATTTTTGCATAAATTGTGAAAAAACCATTAGACCCTCTGGCCAAGGCCCATGCCCGGTAGTTTCGTCAATATGCCCATTAGCCCCAGCGTCAAGAAAAAAGCCGCCTAGGGCTTGGCTTAAGTCACGCACAGCTTTTTGGTCAAGCTTATTGTCATTATTGCTAGCTAGCACAAAAGAAGGAAAAGATAGTTTTTTTGCTGGATACATACTAAGCTCTAAGTTATTTATGAATGATATCTTATTCTGTTCCGTAAAGCTGAATATAGCAGGTGATACAAAAAAGCCGCCTTTAATTTTTTCTATATTATCTTGTGATAATTTCTGTATTGCTTGGCAGGTTGCTGCTACTGCAAAGCTATGACAAATTAGCACTATTGGTGCTGAGCTGGTGCTTATAACCGTAGCTATTTGATCTACCCATAGTTGAAATAATTTAGCTGGCTCAGCATGGATGTTCGGGCAGGCCAAAAGGCGTGCGGTTTTTATATGCTCGCTCCAACGCTCTTGCCAATGACGTTCATTAGTTTGCTGTGGCGTAAAATTACGTGCCGAAATTATTAATATATTAGCTTCATTTATTTTCATTAGCCGCCCTTAAAAACACGTTGAAAAATAGTATCTATATGAGTTAAATGATAAGAATTATCAAAATAAGCTTTTAGCTCAGCCATCGGTAAATGCTTTTTTACCAATGGATCTTTTGCAAGTTCGTTAAAAAAATCATTCCCATTATCCCATACTTTTTTAGTATTATTTTGTACTATTTCATAAGCCTTTTCACGGCTCAATCCTTTTTGCGTAAGGGCCAATAGTATTTGCTGTGAGTGTATTAAGCCTTGCAGCTTCTCTAAGTTTTTTAGCATATTTTCTGGATATACTATCATGGTTTCTACAATATTAGTAAGTCTGGATAAAGCAAAATCTAGGGTTATACAAGCGTCTGGCCCGATAAATCGCTCCACCGAAGAGTGTGAAATATCGCGTTCATGCCATAACACGATATTTTCTAATGCGGGTTGTGTATAAGAACGTATTATGCGCGCAAGGCCTGTTAAATTTTCGCTAAGTATAGGGTTACGCTTGTGGGGCATTGCAGAAGAACCTTTTTGCCCATTTGAAAAACCCTCTGCTACCTCTAATATTTCTGTACGTTGTAAATGGCGAATTTCCGTGGCAAAGCGTTCAATGCAAGAAGCAATAACGCCCAAAGTAGCAAAAAACATTGCATGTCTGTCTCTTGGAATTATTTGTGTAGAAATTGGCTCTATTTTCATATGTAGTTTTTCTGCTACATATGCTTCTATTGCGGGGTCAATATTTGCAAAACTACCTACGGCGCCTGAAATGGCGCAAACAGCTATTTCTTCATAAGCAGCTTTCAACCTATTTTTGCAGCGTAGAAATTCACTATAAGAATAGGCAAGCTTTGCGCCAAAACTTGTAGGCTCTGCATGTACCCCATGAGTGCGCCCGATTGTCATGGTGTATTTATATTCCATCGCTCTGTTTTTTAGAGAAGTTAGCAACTTTTCTAATTGTGCTAATAAAATATCCGTAGAGCGCATTAATGTTAAGTTAAAGCTAGTGTCTAGTAAATCTGAAGATGTTAGCCCTAGATGTATGAAACGCGCATCTTCACCCACAATCTCTCCTAGGTGGGTTAAAAATGCGATTACATCATGTTTAACAACAGTTTCAATTTCTTCTATACGTTGTAAATCAAACTGTGCTGCTTCGCCGCGTTTTCTTATGTTTATTGCGGCGCTTTGGGGTATTTTTCCTATCTTGGCTAAAGCATCACATATATTAGCTTCAATCTCAAACCACGTTCGATATTTGGTTTGGGTCGACCATAGCTCAACCATTTCAGCTCTAGCATAGCGTGGTATCATCAGTTTTTTCCTTGGCGTAATTTTTGAATGCGGTGGGTATATTGTTCAACGTTTTTACCGCTAAATATATAAGAACCAGCTACAAAAACATTTGCTCCACTTGCTGAAAGTTCTGTGACATTTTCCTCGCTTACTCCGCCATCTACTTCTATGTCGATAGGGCGATTCTTTACTAAAGACTTTATTTTAATTAGTTTATCTAAGGTTTCTGTTATAAAGCTTTGTCCGCCAAATCCTGGGTTTACGCTCATTACCAAAATTAAATCTATCGACGATAATAAGGGCTCTAAAATTTGTATAGGAGTGCCGGGGTTTATAGCCAGGCCAGCTTTTTTACCCAATTGCTTTATTTTAGCTAAGCTTCGGTGGATATGGTGATTGTTTTCAGCATGTATGCTTATGATATCACAACCAGCTTTAGCAAATTCATCTATATAAGCATCGCAATTGTCTATCATCAAATGTGCGTCAAAAACTAATTCGGTTAAAGGTCGTAAAGCACGTACAACACCAGCACCAAAACTGATATTTGGTACAAAATGTCCATCCATAATATCTATATGTAGCCAATCTGCTCCGGCCGTTTCAATATCAGCGACTTCTTGCCCGAGTCTGGTAAAATCAGCGGCCAGAATGGACGGGGCGATATAGCGTGATTTATTCATTTTAAACCCTTTAATTTATATATATAATAACAAAAATTACATTGCTATTAAAGAGTAATTTGCTATATATATGTATAAGTTACAAGCCTTAAGTAGATTTATTATGAATAGCTCCCCCAATCTTAGAGAAGAATATGGTCAAGCAATGCGCTATTTTCCTAGTGCTTTGCATATAGTTACAACGCAAGGGGCTGCTGGCAAGCGTGGATTGACCATTTCTGCTTGCTGTTCTTTATCTTACGCTCCACCTACCTTGTTGATTTGCCTTTCCAAAGCTAAGCAGGGGAATAAAATTTTCTTGGAAAATAAGGTGTTTTGTGTAAATACTTTATGCGAAAATGACAAAGAGTTAGCAACTATTTTTGGAACGCGCTCACAGGAAGAAAGGTTTGCTGCAGCAGAATGGGCTAGTTTGGTTACTGGAGCGCCTGTATTGAAGAATTCTTATATTTCTTTTGATTGCCGTTTATCTACATATTACGAGCATGTCACGCATTATGCGCTTATAGGCGAAGTGATGGCGGTGCAGAGCTTTGATGATAGCTGTAAGCCACGTCCTTTAGTTTATCATGAAAAAACCTATAATATTATTTAATCTTTTTGTATAGATTTTAGTAATATATCGCCACTTGGTGCTAATAGAATTAAATATTCTTTTTCGTCACATTTTACTAACACTAGTTTTTTTTTGCTATCTAAACTAATTGCCTCTATTAAGGCAAGTCTATTTTTTGTTGGTCTATTTTTTGTAAAATGCGTTAATAGAAGAAAAATTAGGTAAATAGCGCCCAAAATTATAAACAGCACCGTGAATATAAAAAAGGTCCGCATTGCAGAGATATGATTAAACATGTCGAAATTATATAGCATTTTTTTAACCTAAGTTTTATATAGTAAGATATTTATACTATATAGGAAATTAATTTAAATTATGTTTTTACTTTTGGCAGCTTGCGCAGTACTGATAGCTGTAGTTTATTTATATTATCGTAAACTTGCTCGGCCTTATAATTTATTTGAATATGCTGTAAAACCAATTTTTATTTTAAACGCACAAGATGAAATTTGTTATGCAAATAGAGCTTATAAAGCCCTGGCTGTACATAAAGGAAAATTGAGTATTAATGCGCTATTTAATTCGAATAAAGCGGTTATCAGATTATTTTATGGACTTAAAGCAGAGGCAATAAAGGGGCATATGGCTGATGCAATTTTGCCTCTTAATGATGATTCGATGCTACATTTGCAAGCACAGTTGCTAGACAATGCTGGAAATTTGCTATGCTCATTAGAAGTGCTAACGCAAGAGAATACAGATTCTAAGCCTTTAAAAATTAATAATGAAGTTAATGTTAATATTGATAATCTTCCTTTAGCGGCTTGTTTAATTGATAAAAAAGGTGCTCTAGTAAAGCATAATAGTAATTTTTATATTTTTTTTGAACTAGATAAGCTAGAATCAAAGCTACAAGATCTTATAAACCCCTTAGATGCTAAAAAACTTTTGCAATTGTTTAATAGGCAGCACGTGGCGGAGTTAGCTATAGATTCTACTTTGCGTGATAATAGACATATTAAACTTTTTGCCAGAAAAGAAATAAGCAGCGACACAATTTTACTGCTGCTGCTTGAAACTACAGAAAATGAATTTTTAGGGCAAACAAGTGGAGAGAATCATAAGCTGCAAGTAGTTGGGCAATTGGCCGGGGGAGTTGCTCATGACTTTAATAATATTTTAACTGCTATAATTATGTCTTGCGATTTTTTGCTAAATAATCACCGTAGCTCCGATCCAGCGTATCCAGATTTGGTTTCTATAAAGCAGAATGCTGAGCGTGCTGCTGTTTTAGTGCATCAGTTACTTGCGTTTTCTCGCCGGCAAAATTTACGGCCAGTGATAGTGCATATGCCAGATTTAATTGCTGACACAAATAGTATGTTAGCGCGTATTTTGCGCGATACTACCAATTTAGAGATAAATTATGGCGCGGCATTGTGGCCAGTATCTATAGACTACGTTTCTTTTCAGCGTGTTATGATGAATTTGCTTATAAATGCTCAGGATGCGCTTGGCAAAAATGGCGGAAATATTGAGATTGCAGTTCAAAATGTGCCAGCAAATGAAGTAGAGCAATATAAATTCGTTGAGTTAGCGCATGAGAATTATTTATTGGTTTCTATAAGCGATAATGGTAGCGGAATGGCTGCGGATGTACAAGCAAAAATATTCGAGCCGTTTTTTACCACAAAGGATATCGGCAAGGGAACCGGGCTAGGGCTTGCCATGGCATATGGTATCGTTAAGCAAAGTCATGGTGTTATCGCTTGTCAATCAGAGCTGGGCAAGGGCACCAATTTTTACATTTTTCTTCCGGCTACCCGTGCTGAAGTTTTAGCTAATAATTCTAATGTAACAGTAGAAGAATCAAAAACCGACCCCGTTGATCTTTCTGGTAGTGGAAATTTATTAATAGTAGATGATGAAGATGCTATACGGTCTGGCTTGGTTCGATCACTCATTACTAGGGGGTATAAAGTAAAGGAAGCGGATAATGGAGCGCACGCTTTGGAGGTGTTTAGCGAAGATATAGATTTAGTTATTTGTGATGTATTAATGCCAGAAATGGACGGGCCAACGTTATATCTACATTTAAAAAGATTAAATCCAACAATTAAATTCCTTTTCGTTTCTGGCTTCACAAAAGAAATTTTTCAGCAAAAATATCAAGAATTAGGAACGGATTTTCATTTT encodes the following:
- the purB gene encoding adenylosuccinate lyase, translating into MIPRYARAEMVELWSTQTKYRTWFEIEANICDALAKIGKIPQSAAINIRKRGEAAQFDLQRIEEIETVVKHDVIAFLTHLGEIVGEDARFIHLGLTSSDLLDTSFNLTLMRSTDILLAQLEKLLTSLKNRAMEYKYTMTIGRTHGVHAEPTSFGAKLAYSYSEFLRCKNRLKAAYEEIAVCAISGAVGSFANIDPAIEAYVAEKLHMKIEPISTQIIPRDRHAMFFATLGVIASCIERFATEIRHLQRTEILEVAEGFSNGQKGSSAMPHKRNPILSENLTGLARIIRSYTQPALENIVLWHERDISHSSVERFIGPDACITLDFALSRLTNIVETMIVYPENMLKNLEKLQGLIHSQQILLALTQKGLSREKAYEIVQNNTKKVWDNGNDFFNELAKDPLVKKHLPMAELKAYFDNSYHLTHIDTIFQRVFKGG
- the rpe gene encoding ribulose-phosphate 3-epimerase; the protein is MNKSRYIAPSILAADFTRLGQEVADIETAGADWLHIDIMDGHFVPNISFGAGVVRALRPLTELVFDAHLMIDNCDAYIDEFAKAGCDIISIHAENNHHIHRSLAKIKQLGKKAGLAINPGTPIQILEPLLSSIDLILVMSVNPGFGGQSFITETLDKLIKIKSLVKNRPIDIEVDGGVSEENVTELSASGANVFVAGSYIFSGKNVEQYTHRIQKLRQGKN
- a CDS encoding BolA family transcriptional regulator → MALKAEEIENFIRESIPDAKITINDLAGDGNHYAAEVISTAFIGLSKLQQHRLVYDSLKGNMGDVLHALALTTKTP
- a CDS encoding multidrug effflux MFS transporter, coding for MQISNSKENYIAEIKAKIGYKEFVIMMAALMALNALAIDVMLPALDRICTDLHASHINDQHYIIFTYLLGFGLSQIIYGPLSDRYGRKIPLLVGLTIYCLTAFLCTKVPSFGLLLFLRMLQGAGAATTRILTIAMLRDLYHGNQMASTTSMIFMVFILVPVIAPATGQLLMLFGDWEIIFLFMSLLSFLIGIWVYLRLPETLYKKRALNYKTLKDSFSLIFSNHLSLYYTLAVSCLFGGLFSAINTSKQIYVDVFHLGKLFPIAFASVAITQACAAFANARLVNKLGIRRISHTVLLAFLGSSLVWSAWTFMHQGTIPFAIYMLLFMIIMFSYGCLGANFNALIMEPLGEVAGTASAVLGFAQTTIASILGLLVAQQFQGNTQPIAFGFFSLGIATLIFVLLAENGELFNEKLQHTVSKLVVDKN
- a CDS encoding phosphoribosylaminoimidazolesuccinocarboxamide synthase gives rise to the protein MKRRNRLYEGKSKILYSGPTPNTNILFFKDDVSTISAANREILDGKGVLNNRISEYIFTKLQLLGIPTHFIQRINMREQLIRTAEIIPLQLVIRNAATGSLAKRFRLEEGSALPQTIIEFYYKEPSLGCPLVAEEHIAAFGWATSQEIEDIIQYCIRINDFLLGLFTAIDINLLDFKLEFGRVYNDNLMQLIVADEISPDTAKLYDTRTGTILGREQADVNYKELINGYKETASRLGLLKKTHIGNNVIPYLVQ
- a CDS encoding flavin reductase; the encoded protein is MNSSPNLREEYGQAMRYFPSALHIVTTQGAAGKRGLTISACCSLSYAPPTLLICLSKAKQGNKIFLENKVFCVNTLCENDKELATIFGTRSQEERFAAAEWASLVTGAPVLKNSYISFDCRLSTYYEHVTHYALIGEVMAVQSFDDSCKPRPLVYHEKTYNII
- the purQ gene encoding phosphoribosylformylglycinamidine synthase subunit PurQ, which encodes MKIAIILFPGFNRYTEIKKCLEQYSSPRIDYIWHQETQDLNYDLIIIPGGFSYGDEEGAGTIAARSPIINSIAHSAKRGVMLLGICNGFQILTKAKLLPGQLQENVTKRFICKKLEIEITNNNTRFTQHYRAHQKISLPIAHANGRYSATDNEIKSLVENNQIIMRYSATNNVNGSTAAIAGIINKAGNICGIMPHPENYFLPHQGGTDGLAFFTSIIG
- the purL gene encoding phosphoribosylformylglycinamidine synthase subunit PurL, translated to MVLNCNEHKKIITILKREPNEIEEQLFTALWSEHCSYKSSKIWLQRLYSKNKFVLQGPGENAGAIDIGNDDVLVFKIESHNHPSQIAPYHGAATGVGGILRDIFTMGAKPIALMNILYFGNTEKPYMRNLINEVASGIGAYSNSFGVPNIGGKVIFDNCYNQNILVNVFAAGVTKREKLIRAKTTSQKFSIFYLGAKTGRDGTGGAATASASFTTKSNIPSNSSQIANPFFGRCLFEAFMEMQAKQCIQAATDMGAAGIAGAVSELGAKNTLGIDLYLDNIPILQKNLTAKELLLAETQERLLLAVYDNCENTATAIAKKWGLAFAKIGTTKKKPYLCVYYKKQQIANVPIYALTTQSPTYKLAAKKATYAKKQTHNLVSNNITNDILNLLSNFNKASKNWFYEQFDSYIQGNTIIHPGSDAALIKLEHSEKAIAFSTHANPRYCSADPRLGAMHLVAQCWRNISAIGCKALAVTNNLNFADPNQPEIMGQFISTIKGLNKACKSLNLPIVSGNVSFYNQTDKKTIKPSPTLVAVGLATNWQQTSANKKSNPGDYIFLLGKHGRHLDCSLYKAMQEINFLGKPPKVLLKLERKHGIFVQSLIKTGLANSCLSLGSGGLIAALARFAISEKLGLDIHLPVVKDPLPILFAEDQARYIFSAKKDNVTAIMTKAKTKKIKLHTLGQVKGNKFNIAKICNIDIKELELAYYNPRKFEQWH
- a CDS encoding alpha/beta hydrolase — its product is MKINEANILIISARNFTPQQTNERHWQERWSEHIKTARLLACPNIHAEPAKLFQLWVDQIATVISTSSAPIVLICHSFAVAATCQAIQKLSQDNIEKIKGGFFVSPAIFSFTEQNKISFINNLELSMYPAKKLSFPSFVLASNNDNKLDQKAVRDLSQALGGFFLDAGANGHIDETTGHGPWPEGLMVFSQFMQKL
- the grxD gene encoding Grx4 family monothiol glutaredoxin: MDNLKQHIATLIANNDVLLFMKGTPELPQCGFSAQVVKILDHLEVKYKAVDVLDPPELRQAVKDYTNWPTLPQLYIKGEFIGGCDIVREMFQDGELQKLLEAQGVKA
- a CDS encoding flagellar biosynthetic protein FliO, giving the protein MLYNFDMFNHISAMRTFFIFTVLFIILGAIYLIFLLLTHFTKNRPTKNRLALIEAISLDSKKKLVLVKCDEKEYLILLAPSGDILLKSIQKD
- a CDS encoding response regulator, with the protein product MFLLLAACAVLIAVVYLYYRKLARPYNLFEYAVKPIFILNAQDEICYANRAYKALAVHKGKLSINALFNSNKAVIRLFYGLKAEAIKGHMADAILPLNDDSMLHLQAQLLDNAGNLLCSLEVLTQENTDSKPLKINNEVNVNIDNLPLAACLIDKKGALVKHNSNFYIFFELDKLESKLQDLINPLDAKKLLQLFNRQHVAELAIDSTLRDNRHIKLFARKEISSDTILLLLLETTENEFLGQTSGENHKLQVVGQLAGGVAHDFNNILTAIIMSCDFLLNNHRSSDPAYPDLVSIKQNAERAAVLVHQLLAFSRRQNLRPVIVHMPDLIADTNSMLARILRDTTNLEINYGAALWPVSIDYVSFQRVMMNLLINAQDALGKNGGNIEIAVQNVPANEVEQYKFVELAHENYLLVSISDNGSGMAADVQAKIFEPFFTTKDIGKGTGLGLAMAYGIVKQSHGVIACQSELGKGTNFYIFLPATRAEVLANNSNVTVEESKTDPVDLSGSGNLLIVDDEDAIRSGLVRSLITRGYKVKEADNGAHALEVFSEDIDLVICDVLMPEMDGPTLYLHLKRLNPTIKFLFVSGFTKEIFQQKYQELGTDFHFISKPFSLKQLAVRVKEIL